tattttatatatattgttaaattgcTACTCCAAATTTTTACTACTACTactcttttcaattatattatctATTATTACTACAAGTAAAGGTAAtgggaataattttaaaatctgattaaataaactttagaattcttttaataaaaaaaaaaaaaattcaaaactatttaaacaaaaatctcaaaaaatagagTAACTCAATTTCACTATTATATAGCTAAAAGAATACCTATAAATTGAtcaataatttatcttatttaaattaaatttttgaacagtAGGAAACAAAGTCAAaggaaaaattgcacaaaattaaatcagaacaattcaaaaggtaaaaatttgaattctaaaatggtaaaaatattttttttgcgagatattttgctttaaagttattatagaatttgattaattactaatatttaattaacttttgggtATTAAAAAGTTCACAGAATTCTTTACCTTGTCCCAAACAATGTGTGCAAAGATTTGTTAAATTAGGCACATTTGTTTAAGAAGAAATGCGGAAGATGTATGCATACATGATTTGTCAATGTTACAACTTcaacaaaattaaactatttatagaCAACATCAATAATTCAATTCCTTATGTAATTAATGCCTGAAAGCAATTGCTTATAAACATAGAGCAATTATTTTCCCCCAAAGATACCAATTAACATTCACTAAATTAATTACAAGgcttttgttattgtttttaagattttcatataaaaaatattttgcagaaaacatTCAGCAATTGATAAAATACAGTTTTCTTGACATAGCAGTTTTAAATATCATAAGGACAAATCCAtataaaaagcagtttttataacaaatgaatttttgaatggacaaaataaacgattttttttttttttaaatattataacaagtCAGTTTTTATGAATCtggcatttacttttaaaaattatcataaaagaattcttagataatgtttcattaaaagagaaattaactacttaatattttatttaaaaatagagtcTGTAGGTTGAAaaagtatgtaaattttgaaaaacaaactaattttttaaaataaaatatgaaagaataaaaattaagaaactattTAACTCTCAAGGCCCTGTCAAATTGCTATTCATTAGGTAACAAAatcttttcacaatttttcagtatttaaaaatatatatatattaacctataaaaatgctttctaaaataactaataatttttttgaaagacaatttccttaaaaaaaataataaccaaattttactttacagcTGTCTTAATTCtgatatcttcaaaataatatgaatgaaatttattggaATCACAGCTTTAAACAAAGttggatattaataaattaagagctaaaaaataaaaatattatacttttaataataaaataaagaatattacctccaacatcaataaaattttttacagctAAGCCAGATCTTGGTGCTAgagttaaaaaagaaacaaaatttgatttttttttaaattataatatgacgaaattaaaaaaatttcatgtttagatcaatctaaaatatttaaattttaatccactaattggaaacataattttgaagctacagaaacaaaacatttccataataaataatgattgagAACATTCATTAGAAGCAGTAGTCTtgtaatttttgtcaaattaaaacCTCTCTCTGAATGGATGATTATGTCAATGATCTTTTGTCACTAAGTGGACAAATTTTCAACTCTAGTTCTATAAGGGGAAATTtgttcataatatatttaattaatactaagaattaattagaaatattagaagAAAGGATCTGTGCTAAATCATTACAACAactaattatagaaaattaacttTGTTTCTTTCTGACAGAGGGTTCAGATCaaacaattttatgttaactttACGTTTATTCATATGCTTTTCAACCGACAATAAGTGTTCAGCTTACATAACAGCACCTCAaccatttgataaaattttgattccctTATTAATTGCAgagattttttcaaagaaaatggtcTTCGGGaatgaattaaatacaattatctaGTCTGATACAAGCGAATCATTGGAATATAAAGGCATCTAATATGGCTATATaagcattctaaatattttaataagcattttaaatgtaGCATCAATACCTTTCCAAAATTGAAATAACATGAAATTCTTTAGTCTGgcttgacattaaaaaaaatatttttgaaatgaaatggatCAATTTCgcccacaaaaatattttcaaatattttgacagatataattaatattaaacaaatgttGAGGTATGTAAATACCAATTTACTCTCTGGTTCttcaatatcatattatatatatcttttaatttctgcCATACTTTTAGATCTGGAAGACTAATTTAGCTGTTTTGTTAGAGCATTAATGcagaacaataattatttattttataagtaatacagacaaaaaaaaaaagtctgtcaAGACATGCTTTAAAAATGACGGAATGAACACTGAAACCTGGAATGACGCACTGAAAATTACAACACATTATACTATGAACTAATTTCTTTCAGATCATtaaatttgcattcataaattacACATCATACTAGTACTGTAATTGCATACAAGTAGTTCATCAAGATTCAACATACCAACTCTACCATAATGACCAGGAGGAACCTGAATTTGAATATCAGTCATAGCAAGAACTTTTCCTTTGGGTGGTACAACATAATCATAAGCGCTGAAAAAAATAGTAACTTCATTCATAGtttcatgaaaaacaaaattgtaaatcaaATCATCACATAATAGAAACAATCCATTACCTATATAGATCATAACCTGCGGCCAATTTAGAGCCTTTAGTtggaatttttgcattatttgaaagCTTGGCAATCCTTAAAACTTGTTTCATCTTTACGGtacttaaatacttaaaatattagaaatagctataataataaattgtatttgaaatgtattaaagaCTTATGAACTTCAGAACAAAGTAACCAGAACTACTGCCAAAGCGCGGCAAATAAATCGAGAATACGGGATTATTCGAAATTTGGCGCATAAGATAAGAAAAAGGAATCAAGGTCACAGTTAATTTAatagaaagggggaaaaaaaaatcactgattaaaatgattaaatagcaGCATAGTGACTAGTGATGTAACAGTATCTAAACAAaaggaatttcaagaattttcaaattattaaatatttttatttaaatatcatattataaaaaattatatattattataatgtttcaCGGATTTAATCCCGGCCAGTTCAGCCAATTCGAAAGGGTGTAAATGCCACTTCgcagagatgcataatccacgattttttgagtaacaaataattttgctattgttatttttaaaatatctgttatttccaaatatctgttatttccatgatattattaattgaaaattatttcttaatattaaatataaaatttattaattgtaattaatacttaatttactaatttaggtaacgtgtgattgaattaatttatct
Above is a genomic segment from Argiope bruennichi chromosome 1, qqArgBrue1.1, whole genome shotgun sequence containing:
- the LOC129968370 gene encoding deoxyuridine 5'-triphosphate nucleotidohydrolase-like translates to MKQVLRIAKLSNNAKIPTKGSKLAAGYDLYSAYDYVVPPKGKVLAMTDIQIQVPPGHYGRVAPRSGLAVKNFIDVGAGVVDEDYRGNLGVVLFNFGSEEFKVNKGDRIAQLICEKISYPELEEVEALNDTERGDGGFGSTGKN